One segment of Microbacterium arborescens DNA contains the following:
- a CDS encoding FadR/GntR family transcriptional regulator translates to MTRRKSLVNTVADDLLDRIIAGRFAPGDALPTEAEIGAEFDVSRVTVREALRTLSARGIVRVVSGVGSRVAPVEEWSSVSDALRFRAAHGDDALVAEQLISTRRLIECEAAALAASIVDDAALAECAACVDEMVAGAAAGDVDRFVEADLRFHAVILGASDNLFLGVLLAPLTEVLAERRAQTSRVPEIQEHAIEEHRRILAALGSRDPEAARAAMDHHLQQTLDDFRRYVAG, encoded by the coding sequence ATGACCCGGCGCAAGTCTCTCGTGAACACCGTGGCCGACGATCTGCTCGATCGCATCATCGCCGGCCGGTTCGCGCCGGGTGACGCGCTGCCGACCGAGGCCGAGATCGGCGCCGAGTTCGATGTCAGTCGGGTGACCGTGCGCGAGGCGCTGCGGACGCTGTCCGCCCGCGGCATCGTGCGGGTGGTCTCGGGGGTCGGGTCGCGCGTCGCGCCGGTGGAGGAATGGTCGTCGGTGTCCGACGCCCTGCGGTTCCGCGCCGCGCACGGTGACGATGCCCTCGTGGCGGAGCAGCTCATCTCGACGCGCCGCCTCATCGAGTGCGAGGCCGCGGCTCTCGCCGCGTCGATCGTCGACGACGCGGCCCTGGCGGAGTGCGCGGCATGCGTCGACGAGATGGTCGCGGGAGCGGCCGCGGGCGACGTCGATCGCTTCGTCGAGGCCGACCTGCGCTTCCATGCCGTGATCCTCGGCGCCTCGGACAACCTGTTCCTCGGGGTGTTGCTCGCACCCCTGACCGAGGTGCTCGCCGAGCGCCGGGCGCAGACCTCGCGGGTGCCGGAGATCCAGGAGCACGCGATCGAGGAGCATCGGCGTATTCTCGCGGCGCTGGGCTCGCGCGATCCGGAGGCCGCCCGCGCAGCGATGGATCACCATCTGCAGCAGACCCTGGATGACTTCCGCCGCTACGTGGCCGGTTGA
- a CDS encoding MFS transporter encodes MTSVLSRLRLAGTDRRWVMLIVLTTLTTAGMTVVLPVLPFVVLRYVSGEGELALWVGALEAVNGLCAFIAAPFLGRLSDRFGRRPVIIVASFGAALSMLLFGIGGALWVLLLARVVQGATAGDLPALFAYLADITPPEKRAQRFGLLGALSGIGTMVGPALGGLLAAIDLALPVFVTAGISFLIATLSIFLLPESLERTNRIPAIAVSDLNPFLVFRRAFVRPELRALLIAFALLALPFGFFVNNFSVLALDSIGWGPTAIGLLIAVVGVIDILVQGILLGLLLPRMGERGVIVAGIAAQTAGLVALAVVASLVAQPWLFILGALALAAGQGASQATLDGVMSNAVAADEQGWLGGVTQSLTAAMGTIAPILAGVLYAGVAHAAPYALGAALMVVAAITVLRARIVDAATHHEAPGGDPASIEAGAASGARA; translated from the coding sequence ATGACTTCAGTTTTGTCGCGTCTCCGCCTCGCCGGCACCGACCGCCGCTGGGTGATGCTGATCGTGCTCACCACACTCACGACGGCGGGTATGACCGTCGTCCTCCCTGTCCTCCCGTTCGTCGTGCTGCGCTATGTCTCGGGCGAGGGCGAGCTCGCCCTGTGGGTCGGCGCGCTGGAGGCCGTCAACGGACTGTGCGCCTTCATCGCTGCGCCCTTCCTCGGACGCCTGTCCGATCGGTTCGGCCGCCGCCCGGTGATCATCGTCGCCTCGTTCGGTGCGGCGCTGAGCATGCTCCTGTTCGGCATCGGCGGGGCGCTGTGGGTGCTGCTGCTCGCGCGCGTCGTCCAAGGCGCGACGGCGGGCGACCTCCCCGCCCTCTTCGCCTACCTCGCCGACATCACCCCGCCCGAGAAGCGCGCACAGCGATTCGGCCTGCTCGGGGCGCTCTCGGGCATCGGCACCATGGTCGGGCCGGCGCTCGGCGGCCTGCTGGCAGCGATCGACCTCGCCCTCCCGGTCTTCGTCACCGCCGGGATCTCGTTCCTCATCGCGACCCTCAGCATCTTCCTCCTGCCCGAGAGCCTCGAACGCACGAACCGCATCCCCGCGATCGCCGTGTCGGACCTGAACCCGTTCCTCGTGTTCCGCCGCGCCTTCGTACGCCCGGAGCTGCGCGCGCTGCTCATCGCCTTCGCGCTGCTCGCGCTCCCGTTCGGCTTCTTCGTCAACAACTTCAGCGTGCTCGCCCTCGACTCCATCGGCTGGGGACCCACCGCGATAGGACTGCTGATCGCCGTCGTCGGAGTGATCGACATCCTCGTCCAGGGCATCCTCCTCGGCCTGCTGCTGCCGCGGATGGGCGAGCGCGGCGTCATCGTGGCCGGCATCGCGGCTCAGACGGCCGGACTCGTCGCTCTCGCCGTGGTCGCCTCGCTCGTCGCCCAGCCCTGGCTGTTCATCCTCGGCGCGCTCGCGCTCGCGGCCGGACAGGGCGCTTCGCAGGCAACGCTCGACGGGGTGATGTCGAACGCCGTCGCGGCTGACGAGCAGGGCTGGCTCGGCGGAGTCACCCAGTCACTCACCGCCGCGATGGGCACGATCGCCCCGATCCTCGCCGGCGTGCTCTACGCCGGCGTCGCTCATGCGGCCCCGTACGCGCTCGGCGCCGCACTCATGGTCGTGGCCGCGATCACCGTGCTGCGCGCACGGATCGTCGACGCGGCGACGCACCACGAGGCGCCCGGCGGCGACCCGGCCAGCATCGAGGCCGGGGCTGCGTCGGGTGCCCGGGCCTAG
- a CDS encoding NAD(P)-dependent oxidoreductase has protein sequence MNDNTTVAVLGLGAMGLPMAARLAETFPVRGFDIAPARLALAAEASVTPADSAAEAADGAQVVLVAVRDSTQLADLLFGDDGIADALAEGAVVVLTSTVGTDGVADVAASLAERGIGLVDAPLSGGPIRAREGDLLIVVGAHPDALAVARPVLDQLASTLTVVGERAGDGQALKTVNQLLCGVHIAAAAEALALADRLGLDLERTLEALQAGAAASFMLGNRGPRMLQAWDSDGAEVLSRLDIFVKDMGIVGTAARRAGLPAPLAAAAEQSYLLAQAQGLGEKDDSAVIRISAPARRG, from the coding sequence ATGAACGACAACACAACGGTTGCGGTACTGGGGCTCGGCGCGATGGGCCTGCCGATGGCCGCCCGCCTGGCGGAGACTTTCCCTGTCCGCGGCTTCGACATCGCCCCCGCGCGGCTCGCGCTGGCCGCCGAAGCGAGCGTGACGCCGGCTGATTCCGCCGCCGAGGCCGCCGACGGCGCACAGGTCGTCCTGGTGGCGGTCCGCGATTCGACGCAGCTCGCCGACCTCCTCTTCGGCGATGACGGCATCGCCGACGCCCTCGCGGAGGGGGCGGTCGTCGTCCTCACCAGCACCGTCGGCACGGACGGGGTCGCCGACGTCGCGGCCTCGCTCGCCGAGCGCGGCATCGGGCTCGTCGACGCCCCCTTGAGCGGCGGTCCGATCCGGGCGCGAGAGGGCGACCTGCTGATCGTCGTCGGTGCGCACCCCGACGCCCTCGCCGTCGCCCGACCCGTGCTCGACCAGCTGGCGTCGACGCTGACCGTCGTCGGGGAGCGGGCCGGCGATGGTCAGGCGCTGAAAACGGTCAACCAGCTGCTGTGCGGCGTGCACATCGCCGCCGCGGCCGAGGCGCTCGCGCTCGCCGACCGGCTCGGGCTCGACCTGGAGCGCACGCTCGAGGCGTTGCAGGCCGGTGCTGCCGCGTCGTTCATGCTCGGCAACCGCGGGCCTCGGATGCTGCAGGCCTGGGATTCCGACGGCGCCGAGGTGCTCAGTCGCCTCGACATCTTCGTCAAAGACATGGGGATCGTCGGCACCGCGGCGCGGCGGGCGGGGCTTCCGGCGCCGCTGGCAGCCGCCGCCGAGCAGAGCTACCTCCTGGCGCAGGCGCAGGGACTCGGCGAAAAGGACGATTCCGCCGTCATCCGCATCTCGGCGCCCGCGCGCCGCGGCTGA
- a CDS encoding TetR/AcrR family transcriptional regulator, translating to MTEIAPVGRRERKKAATRKRISDVATAMFLERGFDDVSIREIADAADVSPTTVFAHFSQKEALVFDEDDEQRERLVSAVRDRTAGTSIATAIRAYYEREIRAGAAEHGDDVARRFMDFLNATPALRDYAARMWLRHEDALADAVAAELGEERPDAHIRVFARFVLQIQTMVNESDDPEATLDAGFAVLENGWSAFENREAER from the coding sequence ATGACCGAGATCGCGCCCGTGGGGCGCCGCGAGCGCAAGAAGGCGGCCACGCGCAAGCGGATCTCGGATGTCGCGACGGCGATGTTCCTCGAACGCGGGTTCGACGACGTCAGCATCCGTGAGATCGCGGACGCCGCCGATGTCTCGCCGACGACCGTCTTCGCGCACTTCAGTCAGAAGGAGGCGCTGGTCTTCGATGAGGATGACGAGCAGCGCGAGCGCCTCGTCTCGGCCGTGCGCGACCGCACCGCCGGAACATCGATCGCCACGGCGATCCGCGCGTACTACGAGCGTGAGATCCGTGCGGGCGCGGCCGAGCACGGCGACGATGTCGCTCGTCGGTTCATGGACTTCCTCAACGCGACACCCGCCCTGCGCGACTACGCCGCGCGCATGTGGCTGCGCCACGAGGACGCGCTCGCCGATGCCGTGGCGGCCGAGCTCGGCGAGGAGCGGCCCGACGCCCACATCCGCGTTTTCGCGAGGTTCGTGCTCCAGATCCAGACCATGGTGAATGAGAGCGACGACCCGGAGGCGACGCTCGACGCGGGGTTCGCGGTGCTCGAGAACGGCTGGTCGGCCTTCGAGAATCGGGAGGCGGAGCGATGA
- a CDS encoding maltokinase N-terminal cap-like domain-containing protein, translated as MRLTDELGAWAARQRWYAGKSHRPRFRILDAQPAPGATRYLLMDDAGALPTLYNVPLARVSAPADGDDVVARDGDEYLVDATRNTGFTIGTLAEMGVDVTRVTGSRVLTGEQSNTSIVFDVDGEPTIILKLFRALHHGENPDVTVQRVLSDAGSPFVPRFFGSLDAEWPDIGRDSGSARGTLGFAQEFLRGVRDGWAVALEAARENRDFTDAARDLGIAVAGVHGALGAALDTTEAAAREVGATGAAWRRRLSIAATEVPAVADRVDAIGAVYDEALARPWPRLQRIHGDLHLGQVLAVPAGGWRIVDFEGEPLRPMAERAIPDLPPRDVAGMLRSFDYAGAVGEGPDPMGWAAACRSAFVETYAAAPGAIALDPVLLRALVLDKAVYESIYEARNRPGWLPVPLAGIDAALA; from the coding sequence GTGCGATTGACAGATGAGCTCGGCGCCTGGGCGGCGCGACAGCGGTGGTACGCCGGCAAGAGCCACCGACCGCGATTCCGCATCCTCGACGCGCAACCCGCGCCCGGCGCGACGCGCTACCTCCTCATGGACGACGCCGGCGCCCTGCCGACGCTCTACAACGTGCCGCTGGCGCGGGTGTCCGCGCCAGCCGACGGTGATGACGTCGTCGCCCGCGACGGCGACGAGTACCTCGTCGACGCGACGCGCAACACGGGGTTCACGATCGGCACGCTGGCCGAGATGGGCGTCGACGTGACACGAGTCACCGGCTCGCGCGTGCTGACGGGCGAACAGTCGAACACATCGATCGTGTTCGACGTCGACGGTGAGCCCACGATCATCCTGAAGCTCTTCCGCGCCCTCCACCACGGCGAGAACCCCGACGTGACGGTGCAGCGGGTGCTGAGCGATGCGGGGTCGCCGTTCGTTCCGAGGTTCTTCGGCAGCCTCGATGCCGAATGGCCCGACATCGGACGCGACTCCGGTTCGGCTCGCGGCACCCTCGGTTTCGCGCAGGAGTTCCTCCGAGGCGTCCGCGACGGCTGGGCAGTAGCCCTCGAGGCCGCGCGCGAGAACCGCGACTTCACCGACGCCGCCCGTGACCTCGGCATCGCCGTCGCCGGCGTGCACGGCGCGCTCGGCGCGGCGCTCGACACGACCGAGGCGGCAGCGAGGGAGGTCGGCGCGACGGGTGCGGCGTGGCGCCGACGGCTGTCGATCGCGGCCACCGAGGTGCCCGCCGTCGCCGATCGCGTCGATGCGATCGGCGCCGTGTACGACGAGGCCCTCGCCCGCCCGTGGCCGCGCCTCCAGCGCATCCACGGCGACCTGCACCTCGGGCAGGTGCTCGCCGTGCCGGCGGGAGGATGGCGCATCGTCGACTTCGAGGGCGAGCCGTTGCGGCCGATGGCCGAGCGCGCCATCCCCGATCTGCCGCCGCGTGACGTCGCCGGAATGCTGCGCTCGTTCGACTACGCCGGCGCCGTCGGCGAGGGACCCGATCCGATGGGGTGGGCTGCAGCCTGCCGCTCAGCTTTCGTCGAGACGTACGCCGCGGCCCCCGGCGCGATCGCCCTGGACCCGGTGCTCCTGCGGGCCCTGGTGCTCGACAAGGCCGTCTACGAGTCGATCTACGAAGCCCGCAATCGCCCGGGCTGGCTGCCCGTGCCCCTCGCCGGCATCGACGCCGCACTGGCCTGA
- a CDS encoding DUF3072 domain-containing protein, with protein sequence MGGTEGAGQGSPVKDPENWVTGDEPMTGPQRSYLDTLAREAGEELPGNLTKAEASEQIDRLQDATGRGE encoded by the coding sequence CTGGGCGGGACCGAGGGCGCGGGCCAGGGGTCGCCGGTCAAGGACCCCGAGAACTGGGTCACGGGTGATGAGCCCATGACCGGCCCGCAGCGGAGCTATCTCGACACCCTCGCACGCGAGGCCGGCGAAGAGCTTCCCGGCAATCTCACCAAGGCGGAGGCGTCGGAGCAGATCGACCGTCTGCAGGACGCGACCGGGCGCGGCGAGTAA
- a CDS encoding ROK family transcriptional regulator: MSVAPGTAELVRRVNLARMLVVVHRDGPISRAALTAELGLNRSTIGALTAELARLGLVTETAGAPEGRIGRPSPVITARADVVAVAVNPEVDAVTLAAVGLDRRVHARRRALTTALITPQELASLIAETIEDWRAGPLAATTVIGVGVAVPGLVEPAAGLVVHAPHLRWTNAPLAELVTAATGTPTTVGNDASYGAHAEYLFGAARGVADVIYLNGGASGIGGGLVVGGALVGGARGLAGEFGHNPAIFEDAADRRSGEHAALEDEVSRHRLIASLGLPGADDAELRAAVHGAANPAARAELRRQRRILASAVASAVNVLDPAVVVLGGFLAPLVESDVDEFAEAVARQTISAACPLVRTAELGDDRLLVGAAETAFADLLADPVPVMTGSGAPMTDSAAASSATSATR, translated from the coding sequence GTGAGTGTCGCGCCGGGAACCGCCGAACTCGTCCGGCGCGTGAATCTCGCTCGGATGCTCGTCGTCGTGCACCGGGACGGGCCGATCTCGCGCGCCGCGCTGACTGCCGAACTCGGCCTCAACCGCTCGACCATCGGCGCGCTGACGGCAGAGCTCGCGCGCCTGGGGCTCGTCACCGAGACCGCCGGCGCCCCCGAGGGGCGCATCGGTCGCCCCTCTCCGGTCATCACCGCACGCGCCGATGTCGTCGCCGTCGCCGTGAACCCGGAGGTCGACGCCGTGACGCTCGCCGCCGTCGGCCTCGACCGCCGTGTGCACGCCCGCCGCCGCGCGCTCACGACGGCCCTCATCACGCCGCAGGAGCTCGCGTCGCTCATCGCGGAGACCATCGAGGACTGGCGAGCGGGCCCGCTCGCGGCGACGACGGTCATCGGTGTCGGCGTCGCCGTCCCGGGCTTGGTCGAGCCCGCAGCCGGTCTCGTCGTGCACGCCCCGCACCTGCGTTGGACGAACGCTCCGCTCGCCGAGCTCGTGACGGCAGCCACGGGCACGCCCACGACGGTCGGCAATGACGCGTCGTACGGCGCGCACGCCGAGTACCTCTTCGGCGCTGCCCGCGGCGTCGCCGATGTGATCTACCTCAACGGCGGGGCGAGCGGCATCGGCGGCGGGCTCGTCGTCGGGGGCGCACTCGTCGGCGGCGCGCGCGGCCTGGCCGGCGAGTTCGGGCACAACCCCGCGATATTCGAGGATGCCGCAGACCGCCGTTCCGGCGAGCACGCCGCTCTGGAGGACGAAGTGAGCCGGCACCGCCTGATCGCTTCGCTCGGACTTCCCGGCGCAGACGACGCCGAGCTGCGCGCCGCCGTCCACGGGGCCGCGAACCCCGCTGCTCGCGCCGAGCTGCGCCGGCAGCGCCGCATCCTGGCTTCGGCGGTCGCGAGCGCCGTCAACGTCCTCGACCCGGCGGTGGTGGTGCTCGGCGGTTTCCTCGCTCCCCTCGTCGAAAGCGACGTGGACGAGTTCGCCGAGGCCGTCGCTCGGCAGACCATCTCGGCCGCCTGCCCGCTCGTACGCACCGCCGAGCTGGGCGACGACCGGCTCCTCGTCGGCGCTGCCGAGACGGCGTTCGCCGACCTCCTCGCCGATCCGGTGCCCGTCATGACCGGGTCGGGCGCGCCGATGACCGATTCAGCGGCCGCGTCAAGCGCGACCTCTGCCACGCGCTGA
- a CDS encoding four-carbon acid sugar kinase family protein, producing MAPTAPLPGLPDATRPDVGVLAARMAESGRVFVVLDDDPTGTQSVADLPVLGAWDVADLVWAFSSGAPAVYVLTNSRSLAPADAERINREVVRASLAAAETVGVRVGFVSRSDSTLRGHFPLEPDTIADEVARSGAAAPTNVVVVPAFPDAGRVTVRGVHGILSDEGFTPIGETEFARDSTFGFRSSRLADWVAEKTGGAVAAADVVEVTVDDLRAGTAAVAAVLRSAPEGVPIVVDAVVEEDLVELALGLEAVEAEGRSYVYRVGPPFVRARIGQRRRPPLDVARLGADRAARGGLVVVGSHVGLTSRQLADLMRHRPLEAVVELDVPRLLDPAQRAAELDRASSIIATGLLRGDVVLHTSRTLVRSDDPDESLDISRRVSRAVVDVVRTVVARVTPRFVIAKGGITSSDVATRGLEIRRARVRGSLFPGIVSVWEAADGPASGIPYIVFAGNVGDDGSLTAAVERLSLTPAPSA from the coding sequence ATGGCACCGACCGCACCACTGCCCGGCCTGCCCGATGCCACGCGTCCTGATGTCGGTGTGCTCGCGGCGCGCATGGCCGAGAGCGGGCGCGTGTTCGTCGTCCTCGACGACGATCCCACCGGGACGCAGTCCGTTGCGGACCTTCCTGTGCTGGGGGCGTGGGATGTGGCCGACCTGGTCTGGGCGTTCTCGTCAGGGGCTCCCGCGGTATATGTACTGACCAACTCGCGCAGCCTCGCACCGGCCGACGCCGAGCGCATCAACCGCGAGGTCGTGCGCGCGTCCCTCGCGGCGGCGGAGACAGTCGGCGTCCGGGTCGGCTTCGTCAGCCGCAGCGACTCGACGCTCCGGGGGCACTTCCCGCTCGAGCCCGACACGATCGCCGATGAGGTCGCCCGGTCGGGGGCCGCGGCGCCGACGAACGTCGTCGTCGTGCCCGCGTTCCCGGATGCCGGGCGCGTCACGGTGCGCGGGGTGCACGGCATCCTGTCGGACGAGGGCTTCACACCGATCGGCGAGACGGAGTTCGCCCGTGACTCGACCTTCGGCTTCCGCTCGTCGCGGCTCGCCGACTGGGTGGCGGAGAAGACCGGCGGGGCGGTCGCCGCCGCCGATGTGGTCGAGGTCACCGTCGACGACCTCCGCGCTGGCACCGCTGCGGTCGCCGCGGTGCTGCGTTCTGCCCCGGAGGGTGTGCCCATCGTCGTCGACGCGGTCGTGGAAGAGGACCTCGTCGAGCTGGCGTTGGGGCTCGAGGCGGTCGAGGCGGAAGGTCGTTCGTACGTCTACCGGGTCGGGCCGCCGTTCGTGCGAGCACGAATCGGCCAGCGACGCCGGCCGCCCCTCGACGTCGCCCGGCTCGGCGCCGACCGTGCGGCGCGCGGCGGGCTGGTCGTGGTCGGGTCGCACGTCGGCCTGACGAGCCGCCAGCTCGCCGACCTGATGCGGCATCGACCGCTCGAGGCCGTCGTCGAGCTCGACGTGCCGCGGCTGCTCGATCCCGCACAACGAGCCGCGGAGCTCGATCGGGCCAGCTCGATCATCGCCACGGGACTGCTGCGAGGCGACGTCGTGCTTCACACGAGCCGGACCCTCGTGCGCAGCGACGACCCCGACGAGAGCCTGGACATCTCGCGCCGCGTCTCGCGAGCCGTCGTCGATGTCGTCCGCACCGTCGTCGCGCGTGTCACGCCGCGGTTCGTCATCGCCAAGGGCGGCATCACCTCGAGCGACGTCGCGACGCGCGGGCTCGAGATCCGCCGCGCGCGCGTGCGCGGTTCCCTCTTTCCCGGCATCGTGTCGGTCTGGGAGGCGGCCGACGGGCCGGCATCCGGGATCCCCTACATCGTGTTCGCCGGCAACGTCGGCGACGACGGGTCGCTCACCGCCGCTGTCGAGCGGCTCTCGCTGACGCCCGCGCCATCCGCCTGA
- a CDS encoding DUF6804 family protein, translated as MASRSTRPADPPQRQRNALAPGILGAAALIAGIPLIGGEFAIVISFVVAILALIIAWFAIQARQWWWALPMAAVAVVWNPVYPFSLDQPVWMAAHVVGAATFIAAGALVWVPRAQAAR; from the coding sequence ATGGCATCCAGATCCACCCGACCTGCCGACCCGCCGCAGCGTCAGCGCAACGCGCTCGCACCCGGCATCCTCGGAGCCGCCGCCCTCATCGCCGGCATCCCGCTCATCGGCGGGGAGTTCGCGATCGTGATCTCGTTCGTCGTCGCGATCCTCGCGCTCATCATCGCGTGGTTCGCGATCCAGGCGCGGCAGTGGTGGTGGGCTCTTCCGATGGCGGCGGTCGCGGTGGTCTGGAACCCCGTGTACCCCTTCTCGCTCGACCAGCCGGTCTGGATGGCGGCGCATGTCGTCGGGGCCGCGACGTTCATCGCCGCCGGCGCCCTCGTGTGGGTTCCCCGCGCGCAGGCCGCCCGATGA
- a CDS encoding BLUF domain-containing protein — MTSTPADLLSVLYTSNARAPFGDDELAALLEQSRASNADRDLTGMLLYRGGRFVQVLEGPEQTVRDLLATIREDSRHSGMRVLIEQPIAHREFREWTMGYQPIAETTGDAPAGFRDTFDDLESAGDPSATLRAARELSLWFRVRSARPQHGTDAAPDAGA; from the coding sequence ATGACCTCGACGCCCGCCGACCTGCTCTCGGTCCTCTATACGAGCAACGCCCGGGCCCCGTTCGGCGACGACGAGCTGGCGGCTCTGCTCGAGCAGAGCCGCGCGTCGAACGCGGATCGAGACCTGACGGGGATGCTGCTGTACCGCGGCGGTCGATTCGTCCAGGTGCTCGAGGGCCCCGAGCAGACCGTGCGCGACCTCCTCGCGACCATCCGCGAGGATTCGCGCCACTCCGGCATGCGTGTCCTCATCGAGCAGCCCATCGCCCACCGCGAGTTCCGCGAGTGGACGATGGGCTATCAGCCGATCGCCGAGACGACGGGCGACGCTCCGGCGGGGTTCCGCGACACCTTCGACGACCTCGAGAGCGCCGGCGACCCGAGCGCGACGCTGCGGGCGGCTCGTGAGCTGAGCCTGTGGTTCCGCGTGCGCTCGGCTCGGCCGCAGCACGGCACCGACGCCGCACCCGACGCAGGCGCCTGA